In a single window of the Terrirubrum flagellatum genome:
- the rfbA gene encoding glucose-1-phosphate thymidylyltransferase RfbA, with the protein MKGIILAGGSGTRLHPMTMAASKQLLPIYDKPMIYYPLSTLMLAGVRDILVISTPHDLPRFRALLGTGERWGIKFSYAEQPSPDGLAQAYLIGEEFVASQSSALILGDNLFYGHGLPELLTSAAGRSSGATVFAYHVNDPERYGVISFDRDRRAIAIEEKPAKPASNWAVTGLYFYDGRASQIARTLRPSGRGELEITDLNRIYLEEGALTVESMGRGFAWLDTGTPDSLIEAAEFVRTLERRQGFKISCPEEIAFKQGFIDADQLMRLGNELEKSQYGLYLQRLARGDL; encoded by the coding sequence ATGAAAGGCATCATCCTGGCGGGCGGGAGCGGGACGCGCCTCCATCCCATGACGATGGCGGCGTCGAAACAATTGCTGCCGATCTATGACAAGCCGATGATTTATTACCCGCTTTCGACGCTGATGCTGGCCGGCGTGCGCGATATTTTGGTCATCTCGACGCCGCATGATTTGCCGCGCTTCCGCGCGCTTCTGGGAACTGGCGAGCGCTGGGGAATCAAGTTCAGCTATGCCGAACAGCCGAGCCCCGACGGCCTTGCACAGGCCTATCTGATCGGAGAGGAGTTCGTGGCCAGCCAGAGCTCGGCGCTCATTCTTGGCGACAACCTCTTCTACGGACACGGTTTGCCTGAGCTCTTGACGAGCGCCGCGGGGCGCAGCTCCGGCGCCACGGTATTCGCTTATCATGTCAACGACCCCGAACGATACGGCGTCATCAGTTTCGATCGCGATCGCAGGGCGATTGCGATTGAGGAAAAGCCCGCAAAGCCCGCATCCAACTGGGCGGTGACTGGTCTCTACTTCTATGACGGCCGGGCGTCGCAAATTGCGCGGACGCTGAGGCCGTCCGGTCGCGGAGAGCTTGAGATCACAGATCTCAATCGCATCTATCTCGAAGAAGGCGCGTTGACAGTCGAGAGCATGGGGCGTGGTTTCGCCTGGCTCGACACCGGCACGCCGGACTCGTTGATCGAAGCTGCCGAGTTTGTGCGCACGCTTGAGCGCCGTCAGGGGTTCAAGATCTCCTGCCCTGAAGAGATCGCTTTCAAGCAAGGCTTCATTGACGCCGATCAACTTATGCGACTCGGTAATGAACTGGAGAAGAGCCAGTACGGTCTTTATCTTCAACGTCTCGCACGGGGCGATCTCTAG